Proteins encoded in a region of the Limanda limanda chromosome 17, fLimLim1.1, whole genome shotgun sequence genome:
- the fam117aa gene encoding protein FAM117A isoform X1 produces MSGRSGAAPWGCSNPSLQPLRATVPYQLQRGSALLCREVKTADRTAARPPKPTIRRTLSLDAIVGPYLQGQWPKDAESAGVTCVNDKATQTPSSWAEESQGRRSAGGHKRSASWGSAEHLREVAKLRHQLQKRSRHAPPSAAGHGLPHPPAPAGHAAGVAQATPLMPLNRLAPRLRCSVEGLNLELEDVFGSEKPDDELEVLDIPDGHRAPVPAQRCSSGSQSEPSPGPLDSSLLSPCQSPCPLHPSLLSPSTSPQTLNTLLLSPSQSPCPIGEPEEVDSESLCPSPSSMLPSFALDPPQLRPCSSSPQPSKTYCFQREPPEGCERVRVCEEAMSACLDEPLLWPSCPDPNKVNFTPHGGSAFCPVSLLKPLLPSMDLLFRGLSVSPVTGCPGQASPTRHLGMQ; encoded by the exons ATGTCGGGCCGAAGTGGAGCAGCGCCTTGGGGCTGCAGCAACCCCAGCCTGCAGCCCCTCAGAGCCACAGTCCCATACCAGCTCCAGAGGGGCTCCGCTCTCCTCTGCAGGGAGGTCAAGACGG CTGACAGGACGGCGGCTCGTCCTCCCAAACCCACCATCCGCAGAACGCTCTCTTTGGACGCCATCGTCGGACCCTACCTGCAGGGACAGTGGCCCAAAGATGCGGAGAGCGCGGGCGTCACCTGCGTCAACGACAAAGCCACACAG ACTCCAAGTTCCTGGGCAGAGGAGAGCCAGGGAAGGAGAAGTGCTGGCGGACACAAGCGCTCAGCGTCGTGGGGAAGTGCGGAACACTTGAGAGAG GTGGCCAAGCTGAGGCACCAGTTGCAGAAGCGCTCTCGCCATGCCCCTCCCTCAGCGGCGGGGCACGggctcccccacccccccgcacCAGCAGGTCATGCAGCAGGCGTCGCTCAG GCCACGCCCCTGATGCCACTGAACAGACTCGCCCCACGACTGAGATGCAGCGTCGAAGGTCTCAACCTGGAGCTGGAAGACGTGTTTGGGTCTGAGAAACCGGACGATGAACTTGAG gttttgGACATCCCAGACGGCCACAGGGCTCCTGTCCCGGCCCAGAGGTGCAGCAGTGGCTCTCAGAGCGAGCCCTCCCCCGGGCCCCTggactcctctctcctgtctccctgTCAGTCCCCCTgtcctctccatccatctcttcTCTCGCCTTCAACGTCCCCTCAAACCTTGAACACGTTGCTTTTATCACCCTCACAGTCTCCCTGTCCCATCGGAGAGCCAG AGGAGGTGgacagtgagtctctgtgtccctctccaTCTTCAATGCTTCCTTCATTTGCACTGGATCCTCCTCAGCTGCGGCCCTGTTCCTCTTCCCCTCAGCCCAGTAAAACCTACTGCTTCCAGCGCGAGCCACCTGAAGGCTGTGAGCGAGTTCGAGTGTGCGAGGAGGCCAT gtctgCTTGTCTGGATGAGCCCCTCCTCTGGCCGTCCTGCCCTGACCCAAACAAAGTGAACTTTACTCCCCACGGAGGCTCTGCTTTCTGCCCCGTCAGTCTCCTGAAGCCCCTCCTGCCCTCCATGGACCTCCTCTTCCGGGGCTTGTCGGTGTCTCCGGTCACCGGCTGCCCGGGACAAGCGTCTCCTACCAGGCACCTCGGCATGCAGTAG
- the fam117aa gene encoding protein FAM117A isoform X2, with protein MSGRSGAAPWGCSNPSLQPLRATVPYQLQRGSALLCREVKTADRTAARPPKPTIRRTLSLDAIVGPYLQGQWPKDAESAGVTCVNDKATQTPSSWAEESQGRRSAGGHKRSASWGSAEHLREATPLMPLNRLAPRLRCSVEGLNLELEDVFGSEKPDDELEVLDIPDGHRAPVPAQRCSSGSQSEPSPGPLDSSLLSPCQSPCPLHPSLLSPSTSPQTLNTLLLSPSQSPCPIGEPEEVDSESLCPSPSSMLPSFALDPPQLRPCSSSPQPSKTYCFQREPPEGCERVRVCEEAMSACLDEPLLWPSCPDPNKVNFTPHGGSAFCPVSLLKPLLPSMDLLFRGLSVSPVTGCPGQASPTRHLGMQ; from the exons ATGTCGGGCCGAAGTGGAGCAGCGCCTTGGGGCTGCAGCAACCCCAGCCTGCAGCCCCTCAGAGCCACAGTCCCATACCAGCTCCAGAGGGGCTCCGCTCTCCTCTGCAGGGAGGTCAAGACGG CTGACAGGACGGCGGCTCGTCCTCCCAAACCCACCATCCGCAGAACGCTCTCTTTGGACGCCATCGTCGGACCCTACCTGCAGGGACAGTGGCCCAAAGATGCGGAGAGCGCGGGCGTCACCTGCGTCAACGACAAAGCCACACAG ACTCCAAGTTCCTGGGCAGAGGAGAGCCAGGGAAGGAGAAGTGCTGGCGGACACAAGCGCTCAGCGTCGTGGGGAAGTGCGGAACACTTGAGAGAG GCCACGCCCCTGATGCCACTGAACAGACTCGCCCCACGACTGAGATGCAGCGTCGAAGGTCTCAACCTGGAGCTGGAAGACGTGTTTGGGTCTGAGAAACCGGACGATGAACTTGAG gttttgGACATCCCAGACGGCCACAGGGCTCCTGTCCCGGCCCAGAGGTGCAGCAGTGGCTCTCAGAGCGAGCCCTCCCCCGGGCCCCTggactcctctctcctgtctccctgTCAGTCCCCCTgtcctctccatccatctcttcTCTCGCCTTCAACGTCCCCTCAAACCTTGAACACGTTGCTTTTATCACCCTCACAGTCTCCCTGTCCCATCGGAGAGCCAG AGGAGGTGgacagtgagtctctgtgtccctctccaTCTTCAATGCTTCCTTCATTTGCACTGGATCCTCCTCAGCTGCGGCCCTGTTCCTCTTCCCCTCAGCCCAGTAAAACCTACTGCTTCCAGCGCGAGCCACCTGAAGGCTGTGAGCGAGTTCGAGTGTGCGAGGAGGCCAT gtctgCTTGTCTGGATGAGCCCCTCCTCTGGCCGTCCTGCCCTGACCCAAACAAAGTGAACTTTACTCCCCACGGAGGCTCTGCTTTCTGCCCCGTCAGTCTCCTGAAGCCCCTCCTGCCCTCCATGGACCTCCTCTTCCGGGGCTTGTCGGTGTCTCCGGTCACCGGCTGCCCGGGACAAGCGTCTCCTACCAGGCACCTCGGCATGCAGTAG
- the slc35b1 gene encoding solute carrier family 35 member B1 has product MAAGKGAGKPASLWDNMRIRFIVCFIGVFVCYFYYGILQETITRGDYGEGEQKEKFIFARTLVFIQCIINSLFAKILIQVFEPSKQDHTENWLYILCSLSYLGAMVSSNSALQYVNYPTQVLGKSCKPIPVMILGVTILRKKYPLAKYLCVLLIVSGVALFLYKPNKSSAVADDHAFGFGEILLLVSLTLDGLTGVAQDHMRSRFQSSANHMMLNINMWSTLVLGLAVLWTGEIWDFLSFTERHPSIFYSILLFGLTSALGQTFIFMTVVYFGPLTCSLVTTTRKFFTILGSVILFGNIMSTLQWAGTILVFLGLGFDAKFGKGPRKTTH; this is encoded by the exons ATGGCGGCGGGGAAGGGAGCGGGGAAGCCCGCCTCGCTGTGGGACAACATGCGGATACGCTTCATCGTCTGCTTCATCGGAGTGTTCGTGTGTTACTTTTATTACGGAATCTTACAAGAGACCAT CACCCGAGGCGATTATGGTGAAGGAGAACAGAAGGAGAAGTTCATTTTCGCGAGGACATTGGTCTTCATCCAGTGCATCATCAATTCGCTGTTTGCTAAGATCT TGATCCAGGTTTTTGAGCCTTCAAAACAAGATCACACCGAGAACTGGCTCTATATACTGTGTTCCCTGTCTTATCTGGGAGCCATGGTGTCCAGTAACTCTGCCCTTCAGTATGTTAACTATCCCACACAG GTATTGGGAAAATCCTGCAAGCCCATACCAG tgATGATCCTTGGGGTTACGATACTGAGGAAGAAGTACCCGCTGGCTAAGTAcctgtgtgtgctgctgatcGTGAGCGGCGTCGCTCTGTTCCTCTACAAACCCAACAAGAGCTCAGCTGTGGCAGATGATCACGCGTTTGGCTTTGGAGAGATTCTGCTT CTGGTCTCATTGACATTGGACGGTTTGACCGGTGTGGCCCAGGACCACATGAGGTCTCGCTTCCAGTCGAGTGCCAACCACATGATGCTGAACATCAACATGTGGTCCACTCTGGTGCTGGGACTAG ctGTGTTGTGGACCGGGGAGATCTGGGATTTCCTGAGTTTCACTGAACGTCACCCCAGCATCTTCTACAGTATTCTCCTGTTTGGACTCACCAGTGCTTTAGGGCAG ACCTTCATCTTTATGACGGTGGTGTACTTCGGGCCTCTGACCTGCTCCCTCGTCACCACCACGAGGAAGTTCTTCACAATCCTTGGCTCCGTTATTCTGTTCGGCAACATCATGTCTACTCTGCAGTGGGCCGGCACCATCCTAGTTTTCCTCG GTCTCGGATTTGATGCTAAATTTGGCAAGGGCCCAAGGAAGACGACACACTAA